From Xyrauchen texanus isolate HMW12.3.18 chromosome 9, RBS_HiC_50CHRs, whole genome shotgun sequence, the proteins below share one genomic window:
- the LOC127649115 gene encoding leucine-rich repeat and immunoglobulin-like domain-containing nogo receptor-interacting protein 3 → MASSWGLGQLGWLGLILALMALPNPCQGCPPRCDCAAQLRSVSCQRKRLSGVPEGIPTETRLLDLSRNRLRWVAPGDLAPYPHLEELDLSENLITTLEPNAFASLQTLRTLRLRGNQLKLVPMGAFARLSNLTTLDLSENKIVILLDNTFQDLRSLKNLEVGDNDLVYISHKAFSGLLGVEDLTIERCNLTSISGQTLSYLRNLVTLRLRHLSISALEDQNFRKLSALRGLEIDNWPYLEHISPLSFLGLNLSWLFITNTNITSVPSASFRNLAYLTSLNLSYNPISVLEPWAFRDLIRLKELVMVNTNLLTVEPHALGGLRQIRVLNLSNNELVSLEESSFHSVNSLETLRVDGNPLSCDCRLLWILQRRRTLNFDGKMPVCAGPAEVQGYMLSTFTDSALFDYFTCQKPKIRNRKLQQVTAHEGQPVSFLCQAEGEPTPAIIWISPQRRRITSKSNGRITVLPGGTLEIRYAQVTDSGTYICIASNAGGNDTYFATLTVKGQPLDSVLFGNRSLYAVDFNDTGLNSTRVFLKFTLDLTTILVSTAMGCITFLGVVLFCFLLLFVWSRGRGQRKNNFTVEYSFRKTEGPTTTTTSGGTRKFNMKMI, encoded by the exons ATGGCTTCCTCGTGGGGTCTGGGCCAGCTGGGGTGGCTGGGTCTTATCCTGGCCCTCATGGCCCTGCCAAACCCATGCCAGGGTTGCCCTCCACGCTGTGACTGTGCGGCGCAGCTCCGCTCTGTGTCCTGTCAGCGGAAGCGTCTGTCTGGAGTACCAGAGGGCATTCCCACAGAAACCAGACTGCTGGATCTTAGTCGGAATCGCTTGCGCTGGGTGGCACCGGGTGATCTGGCCCCTTACCCGCATCTGGAGGAGCTCGATCTAAGTGAAAATCTCATTACGACTCTAGAACCCAATGCCTTCGCCAGCCTGCAAACGCTGCGTACTCTGCGCCTCAGAGGAAACCAGCTGAAGCTTGTGCCCATGGGAGCATTTGCACGACTGTCGAACCTCACCACGCTTGATCTGAGCGAGAACAAGATTGTCATCCTGTTGGACAACACCTTCCAGGATCTGCGCAGTCTAAAGAATTTGGAG GTGGGTGATAATGACCTGGTCTACATCTCTCATAAAGCATTCTCAGGATTGTTAGGTGTAGAAGATCTCACCATCGAGAGATGCAACCTGACGTCCATCTCAGGCCAGACGCTCTCATACCTGCGTAACCTTGTTACCCTTCGATTACGCCACCTGAGTATCTCAGCCCTCGAGGACCAAAATTTCCGCAAGCTGTCGGCTCTGAGAGGACTTGAAATAGACAACTGGCCCTACTTGGAGCACATCTCACCTCTGAGCTTCCTGGGGCTCAACCTCTCCTGGCTGTTCATCACCAACACGAATATTACCTCCGTGCCATCTGCCTCCTTCCGAAACCTTGCTTACCTGACATCGCTCAACCTCTCCTACAACCCTATCTCCGTGCTGGAGCCCTGGGCCTTCCGAGACCTGATCAGGCTGAAGGAACTAGTCATGGTCAACACCAATCTGCTCACCGTTGAACCCCATGCCCTCGGAGGCTTGAGGCAAATCCGAGTTCTGAACTTGTCCAACAACGAGCTAGTCTCTCTTGAGGAGAGCTCGTTCCACTCCGTCAACAGTCtggagactctgagggtggatGGAAACCCGTTGTCCTGCGATTGCCGGCTTCTTTGGATCCTGCAACGCAGACGTACCTTAAACTTTGACGGAAAGATGCCAGTGTGTGCTGGCCCCGCAGAGGTGCAGGGATACATGCTGAGCACCTTCACGGATTCTGCGTTGTTTGATTATTTCACCTGCCAGAAGCCAAAGATACGGAATCGGAAGCTTCAGCAGGTGACGGCACATGAAGGCCAACCGGTATCATTCCTTTGTCAGGCTGAAGGCGAGCCAACGCCTGCTATCATATGGATCTCACCGCAGAGGCGAAGAATCACTTCCAAAAGCAACGGCAGGATCACAGTGCTTCCAGGTGGAACGCTGGAGATCCGTTATGCACAGGTCACTGACAGCGGTACGTACATCTGCATTGCCAGCAACGCTGGAGGCAACGACACCTACTTTGCCACGCTAACAGTGAAAGGCCAGCCGCTGGACTCTGTGCTGTTCGGCAACCGGTCCTTGTATGCGGTGGACTTTAACGACACCGGTCTCAACAGCACACGTGTTTTCCTGAAGTTCACGCTGGATCTCACAACCATCCTGGTGTCGACAGCGATGGGCTGCATTACATTCCTGGGTGTCGTGCTGTTTTGTTTCCTGTTGTTGTTTGTGTGGAGCCGTGGACGTGGTCAACGTAAGAACAACTTCACAGTGGAATATTCCTTCAGGAAAACGGAAGGACCCACCACCACCACGACCTCTGGAGGGACACGGAAGTTTAACATGAAGATGATATGA